One window of Artemia franciscana chromosome 16, ASM3288406v1, whole genome shotgun sequence genomic DNA carries:
- the LOC136037089 gene encoding very long chain fatty acid elongase 7-like isoform X2, with product MGLISNMIQGYNDIYKYADPRVKDWPFMSGWGSTVGIVAVYIVGITIVGPKLMRNRKPYELKEVLFMYNLFQVLFSAWMFLKGFQYGWWDKYSFRCEPLDTTNSYTGIGMASICWWYLVSKFTEFLDTVFFIMRKKFNQVSVLHVIHHAGMPLAVWWGVKFYPGGHLTFFGVFNTFVHVVMYTYYLLSSLGPQVQKYLWWKKHLTGLQLLQFIAVFIHSAQTFFSDCDVPKLFPVIICSYAMMFIILFSNFYIKSYTKPQHKKKIVEKQEVNANVITANVRAEKTELSSSGTTKKGLFDKLGFNLPVCFLSDHTVGLHKME from the exons ATGGGTTTAATAAGTAACATGATTCAAGGATACAATGATATATACAAATATGCAG ATCCAAGAGTGAAAGACTGGCCATTTATGAGTGGATGGGGGTCAACTGTAGGAATTGTTGCCGTCTACATTGTTGGAATAACCATTGTTGGCCCAAAACTGATGAGGAATAGAAAACCATATGAGCTTAAAGAAGTGCTATTTATGTATAACCTGTTTCAAGTGCTCTTCAGTGCATGGATGTTTCTCAAG GGATTCCAATATGGATGGTGGGATAAATACAGTTTCCGATGTGAGCCGCTTGATACCACAAACTCTTACACTGGCATTGGAATGGCCTCAATTTGCTGGTGGTACCTAGTGTCGAAGTTTACCGAATTTTTGGATACAGTTTTTTTCATTATGCGAAAGAAATTCAACCAAGTCAGTGTCCTTCATGTTATCCACCATGCCGGTATGCCATTAGCAGTTTGGTGGGGTGTCAAGTTCTACCCTGGTGGGCATCTGACCTTTTTTGGCGTATTCAACACCTTTGTCCATGTTGTTATGTACACATATTACCTCCTCTCGTCTTTGGGACCTCAGGTGCAGAAATATTTGTGGTGGAAAAAACACCTCACTGGCCTTCAGCTACTCCAGTTCATTGCTGTATTTATCCACAGTGCCCAAACATTTTTTAGCGACTGCGATGTTCCCAAATTGTTTCCTGTAATCATTTGCTCATATGCGATGATGTTCATTATTCTTTTCTCCAATTtctatatcaaaagttacacAAAACCGCAGCACAAAAAGAAGATTGTTGAGAAACAAGAAGTGAATGCTAACGTGATCACTGCAAATGTTAGAGCTGAAAAAACTGAGCTTTCAAGTTCAGGAACGACTAAAAAAGGACTTTTTGACAAACTTGGATTCAATCTCCCAGTGTGTTTCTTATCTGATCATACTGTTGGATTACATAAAATGGAATAA
- the LOC136037089 gene encoding very long chain fatty acid elongase 7-like isoform X1, producing the protein MGLISNMIQGYNDIYKYADPRVKDWPFMSGWGSTVGIVAVYIVGITIVGPKLMRNRKPYELKEVLFMYNLFQVLFSAWMFLKGFQYGWWNKYSLRCEPLDTSNSYTAIGMASIAWWYLFSKFTEFLDTVFFIMRKKFNQVSVLHVIHHAGMPLAVWWGVKFLPGGHMTFFGMCNTFVHIVMYTYYLLSSLGPEVQKYLWWKKHLTGLQLLQFVAVFIHSAQTLFSDCDVPTVFPVIICLYAMMFIILFSNFYINSYTKPQHKKKIVEKQEVNANTITENNRAEKIELSSSGTTKKGILDNLGFNLPVCFLSDHTVGLHKME; encoded by the exons ATGGGTTTAATAAGTAACATGATTCAAGGATACAATGATATATACAAATATGCAG ATCCAAGAGTGAAAGACTGGCCATTTATGAGTGGATGGGGGTCAACTGTAGGAATTGTTGCCGTCTACATTGTTGGAATAACCATTGTTGGCCCAAAACTGATGAGGAATAGAAAACCATATGAGCTTAAAGAAGTGCTATTTATGTATAACCTGTTTCAAGTGCTCTTCAGTGCATGGATGTTTCTCAAG gGATTCCAATATGGATGGTGGAATAAATACAGTCTCCGATGTGAGCCTCTTGATACCTCAAACTCATACACCGCCATTGGGATGGCCTCAATTGCCTGGTGGTACCTATTTTCTAAGTTTACAGAATTTTTGGATACAGTTTTTTTCATTATGCGAAAGAAATTCAACCAAGTCAGTGTCCTTCATGTTATCCACCATGCCGGTATGCCATTAGCAGTTTGGTGGGGTGTCAAATTCCTTCCTGGTGGACATATGACCTTTTTTGGCATGTGCAACACCTTTGTTCATATTGTAATGTACACATATTACCTCCTTTCGTCTTTAGGACCAGAGGTGCAGAAATATTTGTGGTGGAAGAAACACCTCACTGGTCTTCAGCTCCTCCAGTTCGTAGCGGTATTCATCCACAGTGCCCAAACGTTATTTAGCGATTGCGATGTTCCCACAGTATTTCCTGTAATCATTTGTTTATATGCCATGATGTTCATTATCCTTTTCTCCAATTTCTATATCAACAGTTATACGAAACCGCAGCACAAAAAGAAGATTGTTGAGAAACAAGAAGTGAATGCTAACACCATTACCGAAAATAACAGAGCGGAAAAAATTGAGCTTTCAAGTTCAGGAACAACTAAGAAAGGAATTCTTGACAATCTTGGATTCAATCTTCCCGTGTGTTTCTTATCCGATCATACTGTTGGATTACATAAAATGGAATAA